From a single Acidobacteriota bacterium genomic region:
- a CDS encoding isoprenylcysteine carboxylmethyltransferase family protein, translating to MQFFLTAGKIRGRVVAGAGTVSLYICYILSLILALKHLWLHGEADLFFTLGYLILLSGILLRVGGLKQLGRYYSSFVEIRVDQKLVTEGLYSLVRHPLHLSYLMEVGGMSLISTSLLSIFLFLASLITIILRNRKEEKALTEHFGSEYLTYMAATPSMNILRGIMHKIRKHKKKK from the coding sequence ATGCAGTTTTTCCTCACGGCCGGGAAGATAAGAGGAAGAGTGGTCGCAGGAGCGGGAACCGTCTCCCTCTACATTTGCTACATACTTTCCCTAATCCTTGCCCTGAAGCACCTGTGGCTTCATGGTGAAGCAGATCTCTTTTTCACTCTTGGGTATCTGATACTTCTTTCAGGGATTCTTCTGAGAGTTGGGGGGCTAAAACAGCTTGGAAGATACTACAGCTCCTTCGTAGAGATCCGTGTGGATCAGAAACTCGTGACAGAGGGCCTTTACTCGCTGGTGAGACATCCTCTACATCTATCCTATTTGATGGAAGTGGGCGGGATGTCTCTAATTTCCACCAGCCTGCTGTCCATCTTCCTTTTCCTGGCATCTCTCATCACGATAATCCTGAGAAACAGGAAGGAAGAAAAGGCCCTCACGGAGCACTTCGGAAGCGAGTATTTAACCTATATGGCGGCGACTCCATCTATGAACATCTTAAGAGGAATCATGCATAAGATCCGGAAACATAAGAAGAAAAAATAA
- a CDS encoding M28 family peptidase, translating into MLRHIQNLSFPRRAGSPGEEAAFRYIMNFFRRYPFDIEVQNFAFSTLPPALVPRLIPLLVVILLLLSSTFLGGLPVLSTLIASSIIPIFIFSTRWSCIAEIISGYGGTEESRNIIARIPGKGSEREIVFMAHYDSKSQIVPIMLRIAGTIVFLLLSFVTAALVILAASAAPFAGKKSILYTLSIACLFALPGILNFSRNRSPGAIDNASGVALLLELARVISENHRKGMPAFTFVATAVEEEGLIGSLHFIKKFGSRFDRRTTSFINFDGAGAPGRIILMDRYGIPPVKTGKTLSGRFMNIAGELGIDLHQGYLPPGAGVDTLPISYRGFEAITFSSGKLSRAILSIHTPGDTPDNVSIDSLEKLATLSIAFAMY; encoded by the coding sequence ATGCTGCGTCACATCCAGAACCTCTCTTTTCCCCGCAGAGCAGGTTCTCCTGGAGAGGAAGCGGCCTTCCGTTACATCATGAATTTTTTCAGAAGATACCCCTTTGACATCGAAGTACAGAACTTTGCATTTTCCACTTTGCCGCCTGCCCTGGTCCCAAGATTGATCCCACTGCTCGTCGTCATTTTGCTGCTGCTCTCTTCTACTTTTCTTGGCGGCCTTCCCGTTCTGAGCACCCTCATCGCCTCTTCAATCATTCCGATCTTTATCTTCAGCACGAGATGGAGCTGCATTGCAGAGATCATCTCGGGATACGGAGGAACCGAAGAGTCAAGAAACATCATTGCCAGGATCCCTGGTAAGGGATCCGAAAGAGAGATCGTCTTCATGGCGCATTACGACAGCAAATCTCAGATCGTACCAATCATGCTCAGAATAGCGGGAACCATCGTTTTTCTTCTATTATCCTTTGTAACCGCTGCCCTTGTCATCCTCGCCGCTTCCGCAGCACCATTCGCTGGAAAAAAGTCCATCCTGTACACACTTTCGATCGCCTGCCTTTTTGCCCTTCCTGGAATATTAAATTTCAGCAGGAACAGATCTCCCGGAGCCATCGACAACGCATCCGGCGTTGCTCTCCTTTTAGAGCTGGCCAGAGTCATAAGTGAGAACCATCGAAAGGGGATGCCTGCGTTCACATTCGTGGCAACGGCTGTCGAAGAGGAGGGACTGATTGGCTCGCTCCACTTCATCAAGAAATTCGGCAGCAGGTTTGACAGGAGGACGACCTCCTTCATCAACTTCGATGGGGCCGGTGCACCAGGAAGGATCATCCTGATGGACCGATATGGAATCCCTCCGGTGAAGACCGGAAAGACGCTGTCTGGCCGATTCATGAACATTGCAGGAGAACTCGGGATCGACCTGCACCAAGGCTATCTTCCACCAGGAGCCGGGGTGGATACGCTTCCCATTTCCTATAGGGGATTTGAGGCCATAACCTTTTCGAGCGGGAAGCTAAGCAGGGCCATACTTTCCATACACACTCCTGGAGATACACCAGACAACGTCAGCATTGACTCGCTCGAAAAGCTGGCGACTCTTTCCATCGCTTTTGCAATGTATTGA